From a single Miscanthus floridulus cultivar M001 chromosome 8, ASM1932011v1, whole genome shotgun sequence genomic region:
- the LOC136469631 gene encoding probable indole-3-acetic acid-amido synthetase GH3.4 gives MPRTAITIPGHYVLFWELRLRAAAAGGAATTTPVPALVFEDCCLAVEEALNSVYRQGHAANRSIGPLEIRVVSDGTFDKLMDYALARGASINQYKAPRCVRPGPVVEVLDGRARRRARVPARPRRGAVAARHCRASAWQPTVDGAGERHQC, from the coding sequence ATGCCACGTACGGCCATTACTATCCCGGGCCACTACGTGCTCTTCTGGGAGCTccgcctccgcgccgccgccgcgggtgGGGCCGCGACGACGACGCCCGTGCCGGCGTTGGTGTTCGAGGACTGCTGCCTGGCAGTGGAGGAGGCGCTCAACAGCGTGTACCGCCAGGGCCACGCCGCCAACCGCTCCATCGGGCCGCTGGAGATCCGGGTGGTGTCGGACGGCAcgttcgacaagctcatggactATGCGCTCGCCCGCGGCGCGTCCATCAACCAGTACAAGGCGCCCCGGTGCGTGCGCCCGGGCCCCGTCGTGGAGGTGCTGGACGGGCGGGCGCGTCGACGAGCGCGTGTTCCAGCGCGGCCCCGTCGTGGAGCTGTTGCCGCACGCCACTGTCGGGCGTCAGCGTG